A section of the Paenibacillus yonginensis genome encodes:
- the lepB gene encoding signal peptidase I produces MKVWKEIRGWLLSIGIAFVLSLIIGIFVIQPYKVDGHSMDPTLHDKERIYAEKWSHALGRVPDYGDIVIVDSRVDRSRSFWDDLKEHPLIALLTGESKQEIFYVKRLIGKPGDKIEIKQGHVYRNGELLNEPYIKEPMRIEPDQEYDVPAGEVFVMGDNRNNSKDSRMIGFIPLDHVMGVKGLK; encoded by the coding sequence ATGAAGGTGTGGAAAGAAATCCGCGGATGGCTGCTGTCCATCGGGATCGCATTTGTACTTAGCTTGATCATCGGCATCTTTGTCATTCAGCCATATAAGGTAGACGGACATTCTATGGATCCTACTTTGCATGACAAAGAACGAATTTATGCCGAGAAATGGTCGCACGCTTTAGGCAGGGTACCCGATTACGGGGATATTGTCATAGTAGACAGCCGGGTAGACCGTTCCCGCTCTTTTTGGGATGATCTGAAGGAACATCCGCTGATTGCGCTTCTGACAGGCGAGTCGAAACAGGAAATTTTTTATGTGAAACGGTTAATCGGCAAACCCGGAGACAAGATCGAAATCAAGCAGGGCCACGTTTACCGGAACGGCGAGCTGCTGAACGAGCCTTATATTAAGGAACCTATGCGGATCGAACCGGATCAGGAATATGATGTTCCTGCCGGAGAGGTTTTTGTGATGGGAGATAACCGGAATAACAGCAAGGACAGCCGCATGATCGGCTTTATACCTCTTGACCATGTGATGGGGGTTAAAGGGCTGAAATAA
- a CDS encoding LysR family transcriptional regulator, producing MEFRQLQYTLKIAEERNFSRAADKLHIAQPSLSQQLSKLEKELGVLLFQRNTSSVELTHAGESFVAHARRIMDAVEELRQEMDDISQLRSGRVVVGSMPITGSHLLPYVLPEFKQAYPGIQISLLEDTSLNLEKLTGGGGTDLSLLSLPLQETSLDYEIIGEERILLAVPPGHRLAQRTEADGVRIEELREEPFVVLKKGQGFRKLTVGLCQQAGFEPNVVFESNNIETVQSLVAAGMGITLVPRFIARAKRSELMPVYVPLAEPAPSRTLIIAYRKGRYLSKAAEAFIQTFKQTFNNRWKDEE from the coding sequence ATGGAATTCAGACAACTTCAATACACCTTAAAAATTGCCGAAGAACGAAATTTCTCAAGAGCGGCGGATAAACTTCATATCGCCCAGCCCTCGCTCAGCCAGCAGCTGTCGAAGCTGGAGAAAGAGCTGGGCGTGCTGCTGTTTCAGCGCAATACCAGCTCCGTAGAATTAACCCATGCCGGAGAAAGCTTTGTCGCTCATGCCCGGCGGATTATGGATGCTGTCGAGGAGCTGCGCCAGGAAATGGACGACATCTCCCAGCTCAGAAGCGGACGGGTCGTCGTAGGAAGCATGCCGATTACTGGTTCCCACCTGCTGCCTTACGTGCTGCCTGAATTTAAACAGGCATATCCCGGCATTCAGATTTCTCTGCTGGAGGATACTTCTTTGAATCTCGAGAAGCTGACCGGTGGAGGCGGCACGGACCTCAGCCTTCTTTCTCTGCCGCTTCAGGAAACCTCGCTGGATTATGAAATTATCGGCGAGGAACGGATTCTGCTCGCTGTTCCGCCCGGCCACCGTTTGGCGCAAAGAACCGAAGCCGATGGAGTCCGCATAGAGGAGCTGCGGGAGGAACCTTTTGTGGTTCTCAAGAAAGGCCAGGGCTTCCGCAAGCTGACCGTCGGTTTGTGCCAGCAGGCCGGTTTTGAACCAAACGTTGTATTTGAAAGCAATAACATTGAGACCGTCCAATCCCTGGTGGCGGCCGGGATGGGGATTACGCTGGTTCCCCGTTTCATCGCTAGGGCCAAACGGAGCGAGCTGATGCCCGTTTATGTTCCGCTGGCCGAACCGGCTCCCAGCCGCACGCTGATCATCGCCTACCGCAAAGGGCGGTATTTGTCCAAAGCGGCGGAGGCTTTTATCCAGACCTTTAAGCAGACGTTTAACAACCGCTGGAAAGACGAAGAATGA
- a CDS encoding carbon-nitrogen family hydrolase, producing the protein MRSYPEYWNLALIQADLILGEPALNRSRIEALMEQAMTAAARPDLIMLPEMWTTGYALDRIQELADPEAESSRAWLSAFAAKHNVHIVGGSVAERSKDGQVRNTMLVIDRQGREVGRYSKIHLFRLMQEEKHLAEGTETVTFDLEGLLCGASVCYDIRFPELGRTLALAGAKLLFVPAEWPHPRLHHWRTLLQARAIENQMYVVACNRVGQDAANRFFGHSLIIDPWGEILSEGGEEEGIIAGCIQLALVDEVRGRIPVFEDRRPDLYRL; encoded by the coding sequence TTGCGATCCTATCCGGAATATTGGAACCTGGCATTGATTCAGGCCGATTTGATCCTGGGTGAACCTGCGCTGAACCGCAGCCGGATTGAAGCTTTGATGGAGCAGGCCATGACGGCTGCCGCCAGACCTGATCTCATCATGCTGCCGGAAATGTGGACCACCGGTTACGCGCTGGACCGCATACAGGAGCTGGCTGACCCGGAAGCGGAAAGCTCCCGCGCCTGGCTCAGCGCATTTGCCGCCAAACATAACGTTCATATCGTAGGCGGCTCGGTTGCTGAACGAAGCAAAGACGGACAGGTCCGCAACACGATGCTTGTTATTGACCGTCAAGGCCGCGAAGTCGGCCGGTATTCTAAAATCCACCTGTTCCGGCTCATGCAGGAAGAGAAGCATTTGGCAGAAGGGACGGAGACCGTCACCTTCGACCTGGAAGGCCTGTTATGCGGAGCTTCCGTTTGTTACGACATCCGCTTCCCGGAGCTGGGCCGGACCTTGGCTTTGGCCGGTGCCAAACTGTTGTTTGTACCGGCCGAATGGCCGCATCCGCGCCTTCACCATTGGCGGACGCTGCTGCAGGCAAGGGCCATTGAGAACCAGATGTACGTGGTGGCCTGCAACAGGGTGGGCCAGGATGCGGCCAACCGCTTTTTCGGCCATTCGCTCATCATCGATCCGTGGGGAGAAATCCTTTCAGAGGGCGGAGAGGAAGAAGGCATCATAGCCGGTTGCATCCAGCTTGCGCTTGTGGATGAGGTGCGCGGGCGCATTCCGGTCTTTGAAGACCGGCGGCCGGACTTGTACCGGCTTTAA